The following proteins are co-located in the Robbsia betulipollinis genome:
- a CDS encoding glutamine amidotransferase-related protein, with protein MLYLVEDDSDLPARYGALAALLADALHATLWPAPAALDEARFPDAVQFVTRDRGLAPSGLIWAERLGVLRAPCGDAPAAARERDIVVPLHPRVMGDGVSAAAWRRQADGQDVPVRHCRVLRAGDAWRVVDVATGLAIPGLDDCRQDDFGRWSAAPPGADSLRRAPRIVHGEPARLCIALIGSEAGQREGYPATLAALGDALDAARIDSATLDLRFVAPGTLSPAGAPAALAGCDGILLPGGADMRAVPGQVRAARHGWLSGTPVVGLCLGMQTMATAVLQVALGTDDVGLTEVDANVRVPSFVPMRADPPAASEERHRVGEHRMQVVDGSHLRTILDGEHGLRYNHRYRFNAALHPALTAAGLNVVARDDSGQIVDAIEARDHPFFIGMQGHPEQSSTRHRPHPLLRAFVDAARAAAAR; from the coding sequence ATGCTGTATCTGGTCGAGGACGACAGCGATCTGCCCGCGCGGTACGGCGCCCTCGCGGCGCTGCTCGCCGATGCGCTGCACGCCACGCTATGGCCCGCGCCCGCGGCGCTCGACGAGGCGCGTTTTCCGGACGCGGTACAGTTCGTCACCCGGGATCGGGGGCTCGCGCCCAGCGGACTGATCTGGGCGGAACGTCTCGGCGTGCTGCGTGCGCCCTGCGGGGATGCGCCGGCCGCGGCGCGGGAGCGCGATATCGTCGTGCCGCTGCATCCGCGCGTCATGGGCGATGGCGTGTCGGCCGCGGCGTGGCGCAGACAGGCGGACGGTCAGGATGTCCCGGTGCGTCATTGCCGCGTGCTTCGCGCGGGAGACGCCTGGCGAGTCGTCGATGTCGCGACGGGCCTCGCCATCCCGGGACTGGACGACTGCCGGCAGGACGACTTCGGCCGCTGGTCGGCGGCACCCCCTGGGGCCGATAGCCTACGGCGCGCGCCGCGTATCGTACACGGTGAACCCGCACGGCTATGCATCGCGCTGATCGGCAGCGAAGCCGGACAGCGCGAAGGTTACCCCGCCACGCTCGCCGCGCTGGGCGACGCGCTGGATGCCGCCAGGATCGACAGCGCGACGCTCGATCTGCGGTTCGTCGCCCCCGGGACGTTAAGCCCGGCAGGCGCACCCGCCGCGCTCGCCGGGTGCGACGGCATCCTGCTGCCGGGCGGCGCCGACATGCGGGCGGTGCCGGGGCAGGTGAGGGCGGCGCGCCATGGCTGGCTTTCGGGCACGCCGGTGGTGGGGCTGTGTCTCGGCATGCAGACGATGGCGACCGCGGTGTTGCAGGTGGCTCTCGGCACGGACGATGTCGGTTTGACGGAAGTCGACGCGAACGTGCGCGTGCCGAGTTTCGTACCGATGCGCGCCGATCCGCCGGCGGCGTCGGAGGAAAGGCATCGCGTGGGAGAACACCGAATGCAGGTCGTCGACGGCTCGCATCTGAGGACGATTCTCGACGGTGAGCACGGCTTGCGCTACAACCATCGCTATCGCTTCAATGCCGCGCTGCATCCGGCATTGACGGCCGCGGGCCTGAACGTGGTCGCCCGGGACGACAGCGGCCAGATCGTCGATGCGATCGAAGCCCGCGATCATCCTTTTTTCATCGGCATGCAGGGTCACCCCGAGCAAAGCTCGACGCGACACCGTCCGCATCCGCTGTTGCGGGCGTTCGTCGATGCGGCGCGCGCGGCAGCAGCGCGATAA
- a CDS encoding GntR family transcriptional regulator: MARGAGKGAHFLAKQILDLIREARFEVGYHLREQQLADLLGVSRTPVRAAMTVLESLGVIEARRNQGFFLIKPADGTHRVELDLPVSGDEALYSQLVTDRLAGRVPASLTQTDIAQRYGVDRVTMTRALSRLSEDGLIARNKGHGWSFQPSLDSAITLRSSYDFRMTIEPAGLLLATFAPDRSALERCRREHILLTSQLGLNGASPKQLFDTDANFHEMLAEFSGNAFMHQSMQQQNRLRRLLEFRGYENRRRIKEWCGEHLRIIDAILANDMTLAADSMREHLSRAFRLVDEEPVPVVRPGIGDIPHTAAKAPGGARRATRIARPAAARS, translated from the coding sequence ATGGCACGTGGGGCAGGCAAGGGCGCGCATTTCCTGGCCAAGCAGATACTGGATCTGATCAGGGAAGCCCGGTTCGAGGTGGGATATCACCTGCGCGAACAGCAACTGGCCGACCTGCTCGGCGTATCCCGCACGCCGGTGCGCGCGGCGATGACGGTGCTCGAATCGCTTGGCGTGATCGAAGCGCGCCGGAACCAGGGATTCTTCCTGATCAAGCCCGCCGACGGTACGCATCGCGTGGAACTCGACCTGCCGGTCTCCGGCGACGAAGCCTTGTACAGTCAGCTCGTGACGGACCGTCTGGCGGGGCGCGTGCCGGCCTCGCTCACGCAAACCGACATCGCGCAGCGGTATGGCGTGGACCGGGTGACGATGACCCGCGCCCTGTCGCGTTTATCGGAGGATGGATTGATCGCGCGCAACAAGGGGCATGGCTGGAGTTTCCAGCCATCGCTCGATTCCGCGATCACGCTGCGCAGCAGTTACGATTTCCGGATGACGATCGAACCGGCGGGACTGCTGCTCGCGACATTTGCGCCGGACCGCTCGGCGCTCGAACGCTGCCGGCGCGAGCATATCCTGCTGACCTCGCAACTGGGCCTGAACGGCGCGAGCCCGAAGCAACTGTTCGACACCGACGCGAATTTCCACGAAATGCTGGCGGAGTTCAGCGGCAACGCGTTCATGCATCAATCGATGCAGCAGCAGAACCGGCTGCGCCGGCTGCTGGAGTTCCGCGGTTACGAGAACCGGCGGCGCATCAAGGAATGGTGCGGCGAGCACCTGCGGATCATCGACGCGATTCTGGCGAACGACATGACGCTGGCCGCGGACAGCATGCGCGAGCATCTGTCGCGCGCCTTCCGTCTGGTGGATGAGGAGCCGGTGCCGGTGGTGCGCCCGGGGATCGGCGACATCCCCCACACCGCGGCAAAGGCGCCGGGCGGCGCACGTCGGGCGACGCGCATCGCCCGGCCAGCCGCGGCACGGAGCTAG
- a CDS encoding amino acid ABC transporter permease, with protein sequence MSLHLLLDYLASAAFARGALVTLALTIVSLLFGMVIGLLLALLQGLPGRLPRTIAFFYLWLFRGTPVLFQIIFIYNVLPSFGIRFSAFVCAVLALSLNEGAFMSEIFRSGLQAVKRGQRTAGMALGMTRGKIFRHIVLPQALRVVLPPIGNQMIGMLKLSALVSVIAVQELLLVADQTASANFRYLEALTAAGIYYLALTTLFMLLQGWMARSLDPKRKALARRMSFTERLLGSSQVVR encoded by the coding sequence ATGTCACTGCACCTCCTGCTCGATTACCTCGCGTCGGCCGCTTTCGCCCGGGGCGCGCTCGTCACGCTGGCGCTGACCATCGTCTCGCTGCTCTTCGGCATGGTGATCGGTCTGCTGCTGGCGTTGTTGCAGGGTCTGCCGGGCCGCCTGCCCAGGACGATCGCCTTTTTCTACCTCTGGTTGTTCCGCGGCACGCCGGTGCTGTTCCAGATCATCTTCATCTACAACGTGCTGCCGTCGTTCGGCATTCGGTTCAGCGCCTTCGTGTGCGCGGTACTGGCGCTGTCCCTGAACGAGGGCGCCTTCATGTCCGAAATCTTCCGTTCCGGCCTGCAGGCCGTGAAACGCGGGCAGCGCACGGCCGGGATGGCGCTCGGCATGACGCGCGGCAAGATCTTCCGCCACATCGTGCTGCCGCAGGCGCTGCGCGTCGTGCTGCCGCCGATCGGCAACCAGATGATCGGCATGCTGAAGTTGAGCGCGCTGGTGTCGGTGATCGCCGTGCAGGAATTGCTGCTGGTCGCCGATCAGACCGCGAGCGCGAATTTCCGCTATCTCGAAGCGCTGACCGCGGCGGGCATCTATTACCTCGCGCTGACCACGCTCTTCATGCTGCTGCAAGGCTGGATGGCGCGTTCGCTGGATCCGAAACGCAAGGCCCTGGCCCGCAGGATGTCGTTCACCGAACGGCTGCTGGGCAGCTCGCAAGTCGTTCGTTAA
- a CDS encoding mandelate racemase/muconate lactonizing enzyme family protein — protein MTSSHSSADRSPSMPTSVPSMPSMPSVPSMISHVSLHTADLHYGGDLVLHTASSGSVDRLEALYLRVVEDGRVGIGEVRINIAYLNGLAPAQVVAEACRAVAAIDWRQGATRLLATASGWLAGFSAPVRMLVDSALQDVRARLAGTSVAALCGASPVPTTALKAADPAVGWRSNQTLFWSSDEAMLARAAGYVARGFHELKLRVGIGAFDDDLRRIDLLCARLGDTVTLSVDANGQWSPGSAPTRLRALAARGIEYVEQPIAAGDWLALGRLLDDAPLIVMLDESLQSSADIARLCALAGAPVAAHLKLVKLGGIAATVDAARRLQAVAIPLMIGQMNEGAAATAAALHVCCATAPRWAELYGADGLRDDPVEGLSYGAGTVRVDDPRGLGVRLRVGIDADADADADADADADADADADADTDTDADATADADASQARARARARALSP, from the coding sequence ATGACGTCGTCCCATTCGTCTGCGGATCGCTCGCCGTCGATGCCGACCTCGGTGCCGTCGATGCCGTCGATGCCATCGGTTCCGTCGATGATCTCTCACGTGTCGTTGCACACCGCGGATCTTCACTACGGCGGCGACCTGGTCTTGCACACCGCATCGTCGGGCAGCGTCGACCGGCTCGAAGCGCTGTATCTGCGCGTGGTCGAGGACGGGCGGGTCGGCATCGGCGAGGTGCGTATCAATATCGCCTATCTGAACGGTCTGGCGCCGGCGCAGGTGGTGGCAGAGGCGTGCCGGGCGGTCGCCGCGATCGACTGGCGCCAGGGTGCGACGCGCTTGCTGGCCACGGCGTCCGGCTGGCTCGCGGGTTTCAGCGCGCCGGTACGGATGCTGGTCGACTCTGCGTTGCAGGACGTGCGCGCGCGTCTCGCGGGCACGAGCGTCGCCGCCCTGTGCGGCGCCTCGCCGGTACCGACGACGGCCCTGAAGGCGGCGGACCCGGCCGTCGGCTGGCGCTCGAACCAGACCCTCTTCTGGTCGTCCGACGAAGCCATGCTGGCGCGCGCCGCCGGCTATGTCGCGCGGGGGTTTCACGAACTGAAACTGCGCGTGGGCATCGGCGCGTTCGACGACGACCTGCGGCGCATCGACCTGCTGTGTGCGCGCCTTGGCGACACCGTGACGTTGTCGGTGGACGCGAACGGACAGTGGTCGCCCGGGAGCGCTCCGACGCGCCTGCGCGCGCTGGCCGCGCGCGGCATCGAGTACGTCGAGCAGCCGATCGCCGCGGGCGACTGGCTGGCGCTTGGCCGTCTGTTGGACGACGCGCCGCTGATCGTGATGCTGGACGAGAGCCTGCAATCGAGCGCGGATATCGCCCGCCTGTGCGCGCTGGCCGGCGCGCCGGTTGCCGCGCACCTGAAGCTGGTGAAGCTCGGCGGCATCGCCGCCACCGTCGATGCCGCGCGGCGCCTGCAGGCGGTCGCGATTCCCCTGATGATCGGCCAGATGAACGAAGGCGCCGCCGCGACGGCCGCCGCGCTGCACGTGTGCTGCGCGACCGCGCCGCGCTGGGCCGAACTGTATGGCGCGGACGGTTTGCGCGACGACCCGGTCGAGGGCCTGTCGTATGGCGCGGGCACGGTCCGGGTCGACGATCCCCGCGGTCTGGGCGTGCGACTGCGCGTGGGTATCGACGCCGACGCTGATGCCGACGCAGATGCCGACGCCGATGCCGACGCCGACGCCGACGCAGATGCCGACACCGACACAGATGCCGACGCCACCGCCGACGCCGACGCCTCGCAGGCACGGGCGCGGGCGCGGGCACGGGCGCTTTCCCCTTGA
- a CDS encoding amino acid ABC transporter ATP-binding protein, with amino-acid sequence MSTPAPQPLLRISGIDKSYGDTQILKRCSIEVAPKETIVIIGPSGSGKSTLLRCVNLLETIDAGKILFEGRDVTRERRHEHLVRQQIGMVFQNFELFSHLSAVENIMLAPVTVLGMSRHDAHDLALGLLDKVRLRNRAEAFPDELSGGQQQRVAIARALAMKPKLMLYDEPTSALDPEMISEVLDVMTDLSAEGMTSVVVTHEMGFARRAADKIVFMDAGEVIVTASSEQFFSGVVHERARRFLDQILH; translated from the coding sequence ATGTCGACCCCTGCTCCCCAACCTTTGCTGCGCATCAGCGGCATCGACAAAAGTTACGGCGATACGCAGATCCTGAAGCGCTGTTCGATCGAAGTGGCGCCCAAGGAAACGATCGTCATCATCGGGCCGTCCGGTTCCGGGAAATCGACGTTGCTGCGGTGCGTCAACCTGCTGGAGACCATCGACGCCGGCAAGATCCTCTTCGAAGGGCGCGACGTGACGCGCGAGCGCCGCCATGAACACCTGGTGCGCCAGCAGATCGGCATGGTGTTCCAGAACTTCGAACTGTTCTCGCACCTCTCCGCGGTCGAGAACATCATGCTTGCGCCCGTCACGGTGCTGGGCATGTCGCGCCACGACGCGCACGATCTCGCCCTCGGTCTGCTGGACAAGGTGCGCTTGCGCAATCGCGCGGAAGCGTTTCCGGATGAACTCTCGGGCGGCCAGCAGCAACGCGTGGCGATCGCCCGGGCGCTGGCGATGAAGCCGAAGCTGATGCTCTACGACGAGCCGACCTCGGCGCTCGATCCCGAAATGATCAGCGAGGTGCTGGACGTGATGACGGACCTCAGCGCCGAAGGCATGACCAGCGTCGTGGTGACCCATGAAATGGGTTTTGCCCGGCGCGCGGCCGACAAGATCGTTTTCATGGACGCGGGCGAGGTCATCGTCACGGCCAGCAGCGAACAATTCTTCAGCGGCGTGGTGCACGAACGCGCACGCCGTTTCCTCGACCAGATCCTGCATTGA
- a CDS encoding esterase, with protein MKAFGCSFTRTVARAGCAALTLALGACVVFPYSIPATSLDNAAARQASADALTGPVAILRQGSFFLGGHDVHSDTLSTSPKYEASGTVTVDQMYVHYQTPVNAKPVPITLVHGCCLTGTSWETTPDGRMGWDDYFVRRGYSTYVIDQSERGRSAAKIGAINGVKLGSAPPARLPDVFAASHEAAWKIFRFGPAYPQAWPGEQFPVEAQGELWKQMVPDWSGSLPTPNPTVPALSQLAIKLGHTVLVSHSQAGIYPFQTAALSTRGVAGIVALEPAECPSASADLTPYAKMPILVVFGDYIDQSPRWAPRLKACRGFVDATNRAGGQAKLLVLPDIGIHGNTHMMMQDRNNLEVADQVLQWIDTQVERAAQ; from the coding sequence ATGAAAGCATTCGGTTGTTCCTTCACGCGCACCGTCGCCCGCGCGGGGTGCGCCGCGCTGACGCTGGCGCTCGGCGCCTGCGTTGTTTTCCCCTACTCGATTCCCGCGACCTCGCTGGACAACGCCGCGGCGCGGCAGGCGAGCGCCGATGCGTTGACGGGGCCGGTCGCGATCCTGCGACAAGGCAGCTTCTTCCTCGGCGGCCACGATGTCCATTCGGACACGCTGTCGACGTCGCCGAAATACGAGGCGTCCGGCACGGTCACCGTCGACCAGATGTACGTGCATTACCAGACGCCGGTGAACGCGAAACCGGTGCCGATCACCCTCGTGCACGGTTGCTGCCTGACGGGCACCAGTTGGGAAACGACGCCCGACGGCCGGATGGGCTGGGACGACTATTTCGTCCGTCGCGGTTATTCGACCTATGTCATCGATCAGTCGGAACGCGGCCGCTCGGCGGCGAAAATCGGCGCGATCAACGGCGTCAAGCTCGGCAGCGCGCCGCCCGCGCGCCTGCCGGACGTTTTCGCGGCGTCGCACGAGGCGGCGTGGAAGATCTTCCGTTTCGGCCCCGCCTATCCGCAAGCCTGGCCGGGTGAGCAATTCCCGGTGGAGGCGCAGGGGGAGTTGTGGAAGCAGATGGTGCCCGACTGGAGCGGCTCGTTGCCGACGCCCAACCCGACGGTGCCGGCACTCTCGCAATTGGCGATCAAGCTCGGCCACACCGTGCTGGTGAGTCATTCGCAGGCCGGCATCTACCCGTTCCAGACGGCGGCGTTGAGCACGCGCGGTGTGGCGGGAATCGTCGCGCTGGAGCCGGCCGAATGCCCGTCCGCGAGCGCGGATCTGACGCCCTACGCCAAGATGCCGATTCTGGTGGTGTTCGGCGACTACATCGACCAGTCGCCCCGCTGGGCGCCGCGCCTGAAGGCCTGTCGCGGGTTCGTCGATGCGACGAACCGCGCGGGTGGACAGGCGAAACTGCTGGTGTTGCCCGATATCGGCATCCATGGCAATACCCACATGATGATGCAGGACCGCAACAACCTGGAAGTGGCCGATCAGGTGTTGCAGTGGATCGATACCCAGGTGGAGCGGGCCGCGCAGTGA
- a CDS encoding DUF1488 domain-containing protein: MKIEFTGRREVVAAARVAFEALVDGKDVWCSVSLDALADHYGVDGPASHDLVTTFEANRVQIEASAAKLLEKNGGQSVELETTDLN; encoded by the coding sequence ATGAAGATTGAGTTCACCGGACGCCGTGAAGTGGTCGCGGCCGCGCGCGTTGCCTTTGAAGCCCTCGTGGATGGAAAAGACGTGTGGTGCAGCGTTTCCCTCGATGCGCTGGCGGATCATTACGGCGTGGACGGCCCCGCGTCCCATGACCTCGTGACGACCTTCGAGGCGAATCGCGTGCAGATCGAGGCCTCCGCGGCGAAGCTGCTGGAAAAGAACGGCGGTCAGTCCGTCGAGTTGGAAACCACCGACCTGAACTGA
- a CDS encoding M24 family metallopeptidase produces the protein MQTRQGPAQGSESAFAAAEYAGRVARTRALLAKANIDAMIVTGPENIFYLTGQQTPGYYTFQALVLPVEGEPVFVIRQLEYFNFIANTFIPDAQVYGDGDDPINVLVDVIQRKGWSGKRIAIDKRGWFLPIAVYEALGEKLGTIADGARIIEQLRAVKSAAEIDKIVTAASYVDAGMRAGLAAVKVGATENTLVAAMMSEAIAAGSEYVGMEPLVSAGPRTGVPHGTWRRRALEADAPAFLEMAACHDRYHAALMRSAWIGTARPEALDMEKVCQEALQAALDAIRPGETCEAPHLACQRVIDRAGYTDNFKKRTGYSIGIAFAPDWGEGSILSLYSGVTTLLEPGMTFHIPPALRIYGEFTVGVSETVVVTETGCRALGTIERPLLRVAA, from the coding sequence ATGCAGACCCGCCAAGGTCCCGCCCAGGGCAGCGAATCCGCGTTTGCCGCAGCCGAGTACGCAGGCCGTGTCGCCCGCACCCGCGCGCTGCTCGCCAAGGCGAACATCGACGCGATGATCGTCACCGGCCCGGAAAACATCTTCTATCTGACGGGCCAGCAGACGCCCGGCTATTACACGTTCCAGGCGCTCGTGCTGCCGGTGGAAGGCGAGCCCGTCTTCGTGATTCGCCAGCTCGAATACTTCAATTTCATCGCCAATACCTTCATTCCGGACGCGCAGGTGTACGGCGACGGCGACGACCCGATCAACGTTCTGGTCGACGTCATCCAGCGCAAGGGCTGGTCCGGCAAACGCATCGCCATCGACAAGCGCGGCTGGTTCCTGCCGATCGCGGTCTACGAGGCGCTGGGCGAGAAGCTCGGCACGATCGCCGACGGCGCGCGCATCATCGAACAGCTGCGCGCGGTGAAATCGGCGGCCGAGATCGACAAGATCGTCACCGCCGCATCGTATGTCGATGCCGGCATGCGCGCCGGTCTGGCCGCGGTCAAGGTGGGCGCGACCGAGAACACGCTGGTGGCGGCGATGATGTCGGAAGCGATCGCCGCCGGTTCGGAATACGTCGGCATGGAGCCGCTGGTCTCCGCCGGGCCGCGTACCGGCGTGCCGCACGGCACGTGGCGCCGCCGCGCGCTCGAGGCGGATGCGCCGGCCTTCCTGGAGATGGCCGCCTGTCACGACCGCTATCATGCGGCGCTGATGCGCTCGGCGTGGATCGGCACCGCGCGCCCCGAGGCGCTCGACATGGAAAAGGTCTGTCAGGAAGCCTTGCAGGCCGCGCTCGACGCGATCCGCCCGGGCGAGACCTGCGAAGCGCCGCATCTCGCCTGCCAGCGCGTGATCGACCGCGCGGGCTACACCGACAATTTCAAGAAACGCACCGGCTATTCGATCGGCATCGCGTTCGCGCCCGACTGGGGCGAGGGATCGATTCTGAGCCTGTATAGCGGCGTCACGACCCTGCTGGAACCGGGCATGACGTTCCACATTCCGCCGGCGTTGCGCATCTACGGCGAATTCACCGTGGGCGTGAGCGAAACCGTGGTGGTCACGGAGACCGGCTGCCGCGCGCTGGGCACGATCGAGCGCCCGTTGCTGCGGGTTGCTGCATGA
- a CDS encoding M20 family metallopeptidase, which yields MSLQPDLSRMKRDLAALVGVNTENPPGRELEAAQLVHRLLAAEGFDLSLSEYKPGRANVMARMENGPGPTFAFNTHLDVVPAGNGWRSDPFILREADNRLYARGACDAKGPLAAMIEAMRMLAANRGRWSGTLLGVFTADEEIASEGAKHYAAGGPHVDFVVVGEPTSNATFSAHKGSLRPLVRVHGVTAHSGTPHLGENAIYRAAQLLSLIEGHHNDVVRCRCHPLVGAASLTVTRVQGGHADNVIPGACDLLLDRRMVPGERDEDVKREFDQLLALAYERFGVRAEIVEYRATTGSATETARDEKIVQTSLEACRANGTFDPGPFGFQGGCDLVHFRSVGATGVVIGPGTLAVAHKPDEFVPIDEFLAASLIYRDVALDMLRTGA from the coding sequence ATGTCCCTGCAACCCGATCTGTCCCGCATGAAGCGGGACCTCGCGGCACTCGTCGGCGTCAATACCGAAAACCCGCCCGGACGCGAACTGGAGGCGGCGCAGCTCGTGCACCGCCTGCTCGCGGCCGAGGGCTTCGACCTGTCGCTGAGCGAATACAAGCCCGGTCGCGCGAACGTGATGGCGCGCATGGAAAACGGTCCCGGTCCGACATTCGCCTTCAACACGCACCTCGATGTGGTGCCCGCGGGCAATGGCTGGCGGTCCGACCCCTTCATCCTGCGCGAGGCGGACAACCGCCTGTACGCACGCGGTGCCTGCGACGCGAAGGGGCCGCTCGCGGCGATGATCGAGGCGATGCGCATGCTCGCGGCGAATCGCGGGCGCTGGTCGGGCACCTTGCTCGGCGTTTTCACCGCCGACGAGGAGATCGCCAGCGAGGGCGCCAAGCATTATGCCGCCGGCGGTCCGCACGTCGATTTCGTCGTGGTGGGCGAGCCGACCTCGAACGCCACGTTCTCCGCGCACAAGGGCAGCCTGCGACCCCTCGTGCGCGTGCACGGCGTGACGGCCCATTCCGGCACGCCGCATCTCGGCGAGAACGCGATCTATCGCGCGGCGCAGTTGCTCAGCCTGATCGAAGGCCATCACAACGATGTGGTGCGCTGCCGCTGTCATCCGCTGGTCGGCGCGGCGAGTCTGACCGTCACGCGCGTGCAGGGCGGCCATGCGGACAACGTCATTCCGGGTGCCTGCGATCTGCTGCTCGACCGGCGCATGGTACCCGGCGAACGGGACGAGGACGTCAAGCGCGAATTCGACCAGTTGCTGGCGCTCGCGTACGAGCGCTTCGGCGTGCGCGCGGAAATCGTCGAGTACCGCGCGACCACCGGCAGCGCGACGGAGACCGCCCGCGACGAGAAGATCGTGCAGACGAGCCTGGAAGCCTGCCGCGCGAACGGCACCTTCGATCCGGGTCCCTTCGGTTTTCAGGGCGGGTGCGATCTCGTGCATTTCCGCAGTGTCGGCGCGACCGGCGTGGTGATCGGCCCGGGTACGCTGGCCGTGGCGCACAAGCCGGACGAGTTCGTGCCCATCGACGAGTTCCTCGCCGCGAGCCTGATATATCGCGACGTCGCGCTCGACATGTTGCGTACGGGCGCCTGA
- a CDS encoding pyridoxal phosphate-dependent aminotransferase: protein MSSTKLAPRMRRVRPSPTAVISDKVRALLAQGKPVINLGEGELNFDTPAHIKRAGIAAIERGDTKYTAVAGTAELLAAIAEKFQRDNGIAYTSKEVIAGTGAKHLIFNALLATIDTDDEVLVCAPYWVSYPDMVALADGRTRVLPCAAADGWKLRPEVLRAAIGPKTRWLILNSPNNPSGAIYTHDELKALTDVLLEHDHVLLMADDIYEQVRYDGAFFTPAQVEPRLKERTLTINGVSKGYSMTGWRLGYAGGPAWLIAAMNTLQSQSTSNPSTISQAAAVAALRGGTAFMSDWLAALRAGRAAVLACIARCQGLSCSASEGAFYAFVDCSRLIGATTPDGTRLHSDLDFANYLLEAAHVGVVHGGAFGVEDHIRIAYAVAPATLAEACRRIEAACAALRLADPVPVPVPVSSASAAGAAAPN from the coding sequence ATGTCATCCACGAAGCTCGCACCGCGCATGCGTCGCGTGCGGCCATCTCCCACCGCGGTCATTTCCGACAAGGTCAGGGCATTGCTCGCGCAGGGCAAACCCGTGATTAATCTGGGCGAGGGAGAACTCAATTTCGATACGCCGGCGCACATCAAGCGCGCGGGCATCGCCGCGATCGAGCGCGGCGACACGAAGTACACGGCGGTCGCCGGCACGGCCGAACTGCTCGCCGCCATCGCCGAGAAATTCCAGCGCGACAACGGCATCGCGTACACCAGCAAGGAAGTGATCGCCGGGACCGGCGCCAAGCATCTGATCTTCAACGCGCTGCTCGCGACCATCGATACCGACGACGAGGTGCTGGTCTGCGCGCCGTATTGGGTGTCCTATCCCGATATGGTGGCGCTGGCGGACGGCCGCACGCGGGTGCTGCCCTGCGCCGCCGCCGACGGCTGGAAGCTGCGCCCCGAGGTCCTGCGCGCGGCAATCGGCCCGAAGACCCGCTGGCTGATCCTGAATTCGCCGAACAATCCGTCGGGCGCGATCTATACGCATGACGAACTGAAGGCGCTCACGGACGTGCTGCTCGAGCACGATCACGTGCTGCTGATGGCCGACGATATCTATGAACAGGTGCGTTACGACGGCGCCTTCTTCACGCCGGCCCAGGTCGAGCCGCGTCTGAAGGAGCGGACGCTGACGATCAACGGCGTCTCGAAAGGCTATTCGATGACCGGCTGGCGGCTGGGCTATGCGGGCGGCCCGGCATGGCTGATCGCGGCAATGAACACGCTGCAATCGCAGAGCACGTCGAATCCGAGCACGATCTCGCAGGCGGCGGCCGTCGCGGCCCTGCGTGGCGGTACCGCGTTCATGAGCGACTGGCTCGCGGCGCTGCGCGCGGGACGCGCCGCCGTGCTGGCTTGCATCGCGCGGTGCCAGGGTCTGTCGTGTTCGGCATCGGAAGGCGCGTTCTACGCGTTCGTCGATTGCTCGCGGCTCATCGGCGCGACCACGCCGGACGGTACCCGTCTGCACAGCGATCTGGATTTCGCGAATTATCTGCTCGAAGCGGCGCACGTGGGCGTGGTTCATGGCGGCGCTTTCGGCGTGGAGGATCATATCCGCATCGCCTACGCGGTGGCGCCCGCGACGCTCGCCGAGGCCTGCCGCCGCATCGAGGCGGCCTGCGCCGCGTTGCGGCTGGCGGACCCGGTCCCGGTCCCGGTTCCGGTCTCGTCGGCGAGCGCGGCCGGCGCCGCGGCACCGAACTGA